GCGCTGATGGGCAGCATAAAGAGTTCGATATATCTGATACAAAAAATGTTACAGTTTTTGATCCTGCAGGCAACGAGACTTATTCTGATGGAGTTTTTATGCTCGGAGACTGCATTGTAATTAATCCAGGTAATGTTAATGTCACAGGTGGAAACGCTACTCTTTACTTCATTCATACGGCATCTAGCCAGGTGATTAAAAAAGCAATGCTCTGAAGAGATCCGGAGGATAATCAAAAATTTCACCTATTTTTAAAAGTAATTTGAGAGTAAAATTTTGAGAGTGAAATCAAACATGCTTAGAATTAGAATCAAAGATTTGTTAATATATTAATACAGGTTCTCCACAACGATTCCACAATGATTTAAGAGTATCAGCGAATGAATTTTGGGTAAACTACTAAAGAAGTCCAGAATTCTAAGAAATAATTCAAATAGTTGGATCATATACCATATTTAATAATTTATTAAGTTTATATGCTTTTATAGAAGGTGATTTTTATCGTGGAGGATAAAAAATATGGGGTACCTCTCCAGGACTGTCAGGCAGTCTCAGAGGTAATGGGGACAGTGCTCATGATATCTATTGTCGTGCTAGCTTTTTCTTCAGTCGCTCTTACAATATTTTCAGAAGGGGATTCGATGGACCCACCGCATACCCCGCATACCAACCTGCGCGAAAACATTAACACTTCAGAAGATACCGTGGAAATCTTCCATAACGGGGGGGAAGAAATTGACCTTAAAGATATCATGATAATACTCAACACTGAAGAGAAGCGGGCAGAGTTCAACATGTCTGAATCTGCTGTTAAAATTTTTGATCCCAAAGGCAATCAGCTACCTTCTGACGGCGTTTTTACTTTAGGAAACCGCATCGTAATTGATCCCACAAGTAAAATCAATATTACAAGCGGAAATGCAGTTGATCTCTATTTTGTGCACACAGCATCCGACCAGGTGATTCAAAAAACTAAACTATGGAAAGATGTCAGGGATTTGCCTTACTGGATAACTCCTCATACATTTCCTGCCGGGACAGCATATGATAATTACACGGAAACATGGCTGGATACGGAGTTAGTCGATAAAGACGACGATGGATCCACAAGCAGTTTTATACCAAAATATGAAGATGTATCTGAAAATTTTACTTTTGGCATAGATATAGGGGAGCTGGGGATTCCAGAAGACACATTGTTTACCAACGTTACTCTGAGAATCATCTCTACACGACATGACAACAGTGCTAAGAGAACGATACCAGAAATCTACAATGGATCTCAATGGATCTCATTTGATCCTATTTCCTTTAAAGGCTCAGATAACTATGTGGTAACACAACTCAACATAACAAGATATGTA
This window of the Methanosarcina mazei S-6 genome carries:
- a CDS encoding type IV pilin N-terminal domain-containing protein, producing the protein MIFIVEDKKYGVPLQDCQAVSEVMGTVLMISIVVLAFSSVALTIFSEGDSMDPPHTPHTNLRENINTSEDTVEIFHNGGEEIDLKDIMIILNTEEKRAEFNMSESAVKIFDPKGNQLPSDGVFTLGNRIVIDPTSKINITSGNAVDLYFVHTASDQVIQKTKLWKDVRDLPYWITPHTFPAGTAYDNYTETWLDTELVDKDDDGSTSSFIPKYEDVSENFTFGIDIGELGIPEDTLFTNVTLRIISTRHDNSAKRTIPEIYNGSQWISFDPISFKGSDNYVVTQLNITRYVKNTTELRNLEVRISADGHAADQSEKYFRIDFVGVHVEY